In Ctenopharyngodon idella isolate HZGC_01 chromosome 1, HZGC01, whole genome shotgun sequence, a single genomic region encodes these proteins:
- the crtac1a gene encoding cartilage acidic protein 1a isoform X2, with protein sequence MRMLWACLLGLGLSALSQAQPMFSVNTDTVLPPDALHNPTQLNYGMAVTDVDGDGDLEVVVAGYNGPNLVLKYDRTQNKLVNIAVDDGSSPYYALRDPQGNAIGVTACDVDGDGREEIYFLNTNNAFSGPATYADKLFKFRNGRFEDLLGDDINVQRGVANRMAGRSVACVDRKGTGRYSIYVANYASGNVGPHALIEMDEAASDVEKGVIALSDVAPQANINKYTGGRGVVVGPILSDARSDIFCDNENGPNFLFQNNGDGTFKDVAAEAGVEDRYQHGRGVALADFNGDGKTDIVYGNWNGPHRLYLQDSQQRFKDVATQAFATPSPIRTVIAADFDNDLQLEVFFNNIAYRGDAPNRIFRVLRKQNSDPDIIELDVGDASEPQGRGTGATVTDFDGDGLLDLLVAHGESASQPISVFKVNQGSTNKWLRVVPRTRFGAFARGAKVVMFTKHSGAHTRIIDGGSGYLCEMEPVAHFGLGTDDATSIEVYWPDGRSIARPLESADMNRVIEIAYPNEGEESALTSDAQCGEGFTVNTNGRCVVTA encoded by the exons ATGAGGATGTTGTGGGCGTGTCTTCTCGGTTTGGGGCTGTCTGCTCTCTCTCAAGCTCAGCCCATGTTCTCTGTCAACACGGATACAGTTCTGCCTCCGGATGCTCTTCACAACCCCACCCAACTGAATTATGGGATGGCGGTGACAGATGTAGATGGAGATGGGGATCTGGAGGTGGTGGTGGCTGG GTATAACGGCCCAAATCTTGTTCTGAAATATGACCGTACCCAGAACAAACTAGTGAACATTGCAGTGGACGATGGTAGTTCTCCCTACTACGCCCTGAGAGACCCGCAGGGAAACGCCATCGGAGTGACGGCCTGCGATGTGGACGGAGATGGCAGAGAGGAGATCTACTTCCTCAACACCAACAACGCCTTCTCAG GTCCGGCGACTTATGCAGACAAACTTTTCAAATTCCGTAACGGTCGTTTCGAGGATCTACTCGGTGATGACATCAACGTGCAGAGAGGAGTGGCCAATCGTATGGCGGGACGCTCCGTAGCTTGTGTTGACAGAAAG GGAACAGGTCGATATTCAATTTACGTGGCGAACTACGCCAGCGGTAACGTTGGGCCGCATGCGCTCATAGAGATGGATGAAGCCGCCAGTGATGTCGAGAAAGGCGTCATCGCTCTGTCTGATGTCGCGCCACAAGCCAACATCAATAAGTACACAG GTGGCCGTGGTGTAGTTGTCGGCCCAATCCTCAGCGACGCAAGATCTGACATTTTCTGTGACAATGAAAATGGACCCAACTTCCTGTTCCAGAACAACGGTGATGGAACCTTCAAAGACGTGGCGGCCGAGGCAG GAGTTGAAGACAGATATCAGCATGGCCGAGGTGTGGCGCTGGCTGACTTTAACGGTGACGGAAAGACGGATATAGTTTATGGCAACTGGAACGGTCCACACCGCCTGTACCTGCAGGACAGCCAGCAGAGATTCAAG GACGTCGCCACACAGGCCTTCGCCACTCCGTCACCCATTCGCACCGTCATCGCAGCCGACTTTGACAACGATCTTCAGCTTGAAGTCTTCTTTAATAACATCGCTTACCGAGGAGACGCTCCCAACAGAATCTTCAG GGTGTTGAGGAAGCAGAATTCTGACCCTGACATCATCGAGCTGGATGTGGGCGACGCCTCTGAGCCTCAGGGGCGGGGCACAG GTGCCACAGTCACAGACTTTGATGGTGACGGTCTGCTGGATTTGTTGGTGGCTCACGGTGAGAGCGCCTCACAGCCCATCTCTGTGTTCAAGGTCAACCAG GGCTCCACCAATAAGTGGCTGCGTGTGGTGCCTCGTACGCGTTTTGGGGCGTTCGCTCGTGGAGCGAAGGTGGTGATGTTCACGAAACACAGTGGCGCACACACTCGCATAATCGACGGAGGGTCTGGGTATCTGTGCGAGATGGAGCCTGTGGCTCACTTTGGTTTAG GAACCGATGATGCCACCAGCATTGAAGTCTATTGGCCGGATGGTCGCTCCATCGCTCGGCCGCTCGAGTCTGCTGATATGAACAGAGTCATTGAGATCGCATATCCTAATGAAGGGGAGGAGTCAGCCCTCACATCTGACGCACAG TGTGGAGAGGGATTCACAGTGAACACAAACGGCCGCTGTGTTG TGACAGCCTGA
- the crtac1a gene encoding cartilage acidic protein 1a isoform X1, which yields MRMLWACLLGLGLSALSQAQPMFSVNTDTVLPPDALHNPTQLNYGMAVTDVDGDGDLEVVVAGYNGPNLVLKYDRTQNKLVNIAVDDGSSPYYALRDPQGNAIGVTACDVDGDGREEIYFLNTNNAFSGPATYADKLFKFRNGRFEDLLGDDINVQRGVANRMAGRSVACVDRKGTGRYSIYVANYASGNVGPHALIEMDEAASDVEKGVIALSDVAPQANINKYTGGRGVVVGPILSDARSDIFCDNENGPNFLFQNNGDGTFKDVAAEAGVEDRYQHGRGVALADFNGDGKTDIVYGNWNGPHRLYLQDSQQRFKDVATQAFATPSPIRTVIAADFDNDLQLEVFFNNIAYRGDAPNRIFRVLRKQNSDPDIIELDVGDASEPQGRGTGATVTDFDGDGLLDLLVAHGESASQPISVFKVNQGSTNKWLRVVPRTRFGAFARGAKVVMFTKHSGAHTRIIDGGSGYLCEMEPVAHFGLGTDDATSIEVYWPDGRSIARPLESADMNRVIEIAYPNEGEESALTSDAQVRMHANKEEESMHSLHRQCGEGFTVNTNGRCVVTA from the exons ATGAGGATGTTGTGGGCGTGTCTTCTCGGTTTGGGGCTGTCTGCTCTCTCTCAAGCTCAGCCCATGTTCTCTGTCAACACGGATACAGTTCTGCCTCCGGATGCTCTTCACAACCCCACCCAACTGAATTATGGGATGGCGGTGACAGATGTAGATGGAGATGGGGATCTGGAGGTGGTGGTGGCTGG GTATAACGGCCCAAATCTTGTTCTGAAATATGACCGTACCCAGAACAAACTAGTGAACATTGCAGTGGACGATGGTAGTTCTCCCTACTACGCCCTGAGAGACCCGCAGGGAAACGCCATCGGAGTGACGGCCTGCGATGTGGACGGAGATGGCAGAGAGGAGATCTACTTCCTCAACACCAACAACGCCTTCTCAG GTCCGGCGACTTATGCAGACAAACTTTTCAAATTCCGTAACGGTCGTTTCGAGGATCTACTCGGTGATGACATCAACGTGCAGAGAGGAGTGGCCAATCGTATGGCGGGACGCTCCGTAGCTTGTGTTGACAGAAAG GGAACAGGTCGATATTCAATTTACGTGGCGAACTACGCCAGCGGTAACGTTGGGCCGCATGCGCTCATAGAGATGGATGAAGCCGCCAGTGATGTCGAGAAAGGCGTCATCGCTCTGTCTGATGTCGCGCCACAAGCCAACATCAATAAGTACACAG GTGGCCGTGGTGTAGTTGTCGGCCCAATCCTCAGCGACGCAAGATCTGACATTTTCTGTGACAATGAAAATGGACCCAACTTCCTGTTCCAGAACAACGGTGATGGAACCTTCAAAGACGTGGCGGCCGAGGCAG GAGTTGAAGACAGATATCAGCATGGCCGAGGTGTGGCGCTGGCTGACTTTAACGGTGACGGAAAGACGGATATAGTTTATGGCAACTGGAACGGTCCACACCGCCTGTACCTGCAGGACAGCCAGCAGAGATTCAAG GACGTCGCCACACAGGCCTTCGCCACTCCGTCACCCATTCGCACCGTCATCGCAGCCGACTTTGACAACGATCTTCAGCTTGAAGTCTTCTTTAATAACATCGCTTACCGAGGAGACGCTCCCAACAGAATCTTCAG GGTGTTGAGGAAGCAGAATTCTGACCCTGACATCATCGAGCTGGATGTGGGCGACGCCTCTGAGCCTCAGGGGCGGGGCACAG GTGCCACAGTCACAGACTTTGATGGTGACGGTCTGCTGGATTTGTTGGTGGCTCACGGTGAGAGCGCCTCACAGCCCATCTCTGTGTTCAAGGTCAACCAG GGCTCCACCAATAAGTGGCTGCGTGTGGTGCCTCGTACGCGTTTTGGGGCGTTCGCTCGTGGAGCGAAGGTGGTGATGTTCACGAAACACAGTGGCGCACACACTCGCATAATCGACGGAGGGTCTGGGTATCTGTGCGAGATGGAGCCTGTGGCTCACTTTGGTTTAG GAACCGATGATGCCACCAGCATTGAAGTCTATTGGCCGGATGGTCGCTCCATCGCTCGGCCGCTCGAGTCTGCTGATATGAACAGAGTCATTGAGATCGCATATCCTAATGAAGGGGAGGAGTCAGCCCTCACATCTGACGCACAGGTACGGATGCATGCAAATAAAGAGGAGGAGTCAATGCACAGCTTACACAGGCAG TGTGGAGAGGGATTCACAGTGAACACAAACGGCCGCTGTGTTG TGACAGCCTGA